From Saccharomycodes ludwigii strain NBRC 1722 chromosome IV, whole genome shotgun sequence, one genomic window encodes:
- a CDS encoding DNA polymerase epsilon noncatalytic subunit (similar to Saccharomyces cerevisiae YBR278W | DPB3 | DNA Polymerase B (II) subunit (paralog of YJL065C | DLS1)), with the protein MSTPLNTDNTTTSTPISTNSNTNILQLPLSKIKRIAKTDPEYILTSQQAYILTGLATQLFIEKFVEDITLQSQLSYAGNKSKSKAKSKIKSINGASNNNIRLTYEDISNVVAKVDKYQFLGDIIPETKPLINLVRENKVRYSILEEGQQMLPFNNANDNNNPTDGEKEEQHNINGVDNEDFEMVTEEEDSEDGENGQSGEDSRDTNSAEEKSSTDDSDIELNTY; encoded by the coding sequence atgtCAACTCCACTTAATACCGATAATACTACTACATCTACCCCCATTTCTACAAATTCCAACACAAACATTTTGCAATTGCCGTTGTCCAAAATAAAACGTATTGCTAAAACAGATCCAGAGTATATATTAACATCTCAGCAAGCATATATTCTAACAGGTTTAGCAACACAACTATTCATAGAAAAGTTTGTTGAAGATATCACATTACAATCCCAATTAAGTTACGCAGGTAATAAGTCTAAATCCAAAGCTAAATCTAAGATAAAGAGTATTAATGGTgctagcaataataatataagaTTAACCTATGAAGATATATCCAATGTTGTTGCCAAAGTTGACAAGTATCAATTTTTGGGTGATATTATTCCAGAGACAAAACCTCTAATCAATTTAGTTCGTGAAAACAAAGTTAGATACAGTATATTAGAAGAAGGCCAGCAAATGCTACCATTCAACAATGCCAATGACAATAACAATCCTACTGACGGTGAAAAAGAGGAACAacataatattaatggCGTGGACAATGAAGATTTTGAAATGGTAACTGAAGAGGAAGATAGTGAAGATGGAGAGAATGGCCAGAGTGGAGAAGATAGTCGAGATACAAATAGTgctgaagaaaaaagcaGTACTGATGATAGTGATATTGAGTTAAACACGTATTAG
- the PPS1 gene encoding tyrosine/serine/threonine protein phosphatase PPS1 (similar to Saccharomyces cerevisiae YBR276C | PPS1 | Protein Phosphatase S phase), with amino-acid sequence MVTIQITNNNNSNNKGNDEIGIRKASKRNNEEMNTTTTHTNNSTHKENEDFTMHAFSTIANIKDGISNITTVNTEAYSLNNKNGRNDNRSDSNISSSSSSSTPVHFNKKKLDPSIKFDISFSPTTVSSSNNDTILSEGNTIVNTSLLKFAKVTPKELSQKLIDHYKIQLPDCSLMFPWLHSPSFWSSQSLLCNATSPNTIPQKIPKEFVDNNIMIVRSSPVFDRNFIENSGIFKNSVDPREIFFAYDPIVHDITQITTCEFRKLYPNVGVKEELLLNKLIQLCQEYSILPILSIDDKAQYLYGCRRQSLLLSRNIDLAAIGTENTHSPTVYNEPKMLRRFDLQMGKMLQLTSKCVVYCLNKDDHINNSCNCLLIAQLIDMCCKLTNDRLCETSASAPTIPMEVMILDYDGDDELFNSRVTISKNTLMGTPLMNVASLEKAPQQLVSEFDATSFNNWEKDLFYREKLEVSKMSHASKISEHVWAGNSIDFELYKMKKFNKEDTKQGYYFDAEYSTVVNVGDLDPSKYEENDFKLFYIPAEEIASDWRLFIHCHENCSLPIKELESESNLHKIKHLSFPSSGLIGLGNLNLSSIKSILKICYLIFSSGEKCLIYSSDGYTETSLLIVAYLIYLHDISLDDALLKLHLVLDRPIFLFPSDLQVLLYLQNLLREKSPQKAPQTYFALDISQEVFSKMFFYNTSTTDFIKLKGPFPSRILPHLYLGSLQHAESPELLKKLNISNIVSVGERLEWVKDYPFSAAHSRKYCGGGGKKNVRETPQTVVIEQDGFRIFYIDNLADNGKDPLLNPLSSILGFIEEVYEAGGKVLVHCMVGVSRSATVCIAETMKRLNVGLLQAYLYVRTVRCMNKPFVGNVSVAYNGFVDAIGNTPLIRLPRLSEKLKRNIYAKAEFANPGGSVKDRAALYLIKNAEDLNLINPKDPHHKPTIVEGSAGNTAIGLAHIANAKNYNAVFFMPNTQSESKINLLKFLGSKVYPVPVCPISNPLNFNNRAKKLAEDTPNAVWTNQFDNLANLQAHFETTGPEIYKQLGGRVHGFTCSTGTGGTLSGIAKYLKKTDPSIKVYVADPPGSVIYEYIKSGEVKRTGDGSFTEGIGQGRITENMRACLKDIDDSLYIPDEETIVMLFDLLDQEGLFVGGTSALNVVAACKLAEKLPEGSNVATILCDSGHKYSDRLFSKKWLQDKKIYDCLSTEIQNKYIILD; translated from the exons ATGGTTACTATACAAATaacaaacaataacaactcTAACAATAAAGGGAATGATGAAATAGGCATAAGGAAAGCGTCAAAGAGAAATAACGAAGAAATGAATACTACTACAACACATACCAATAATAGCACTCACAAGGAAAACGAAGATTTTACAATGCATGCCTTTTCTACTATTGCCAATATCAAAGATGGTATTTCCAATATCACAACTGTTAATACTGAAGCTTATAGcctcaacaacaaaaatggCAGAAACGATAATAGGAGCGACAGCAATATATcctcctcttcctcttcctcaaCCCCAGTccattttaataaaaagaaactgGACCCTTCTATTAAATTTGATATATCATTCTCTCCAACAACAGTATCCAGCAGCAACAATGACACTATACTGTCCGAAGGCAATACCATAGTAAATACAAGTTTGCTGAAATTTGCCAAAGTGACACCCAAAGAATTGAGCCAGAAATTGATCGATCACTATAAAATACAGTTGCCAGACTGTTCTTTAATGTTCCCCTGGCTTCATTCACCCTCGTTTTGGTCGTCACAATCACTTCTATGTAATGCTACGAGCCCCAACACAATACCacaaaaaataccaaaagagtttgttgataataatataatgatCGTTAGGTCTAGTCCTGTCTTTGATCGAAACTTCATTGAAAACAGTggcatttttaaaaattctgTAGACCCAAGAGAAATATTCTTTGCTTACGATCCTATTGTTCATGACATAACTCAAATAACCACCTGTGAATTCAGAAAATTATATCCCAACGTTGGTGTAAAAGAAGagcttttattaaataaattgatcCAATTATGCCAAGAATATAGTATATTGCCTATACTCTCTATTGATGACAAAGCGCAATATTTGTATGGATGCAGAAGGCAATCTTTATTACTCAGTAGGAATATTGACCTTGCAGCTATCGGTACCGAAAATACACACAGCCCAACGGTGTACAACGAGCCAAAGATGTTGAGGAGGTTTGATTTGCAGATGGGTAAAATGCTTCAACTTACATCCAAATGCGTTGTTTATTGTTTGAATAAAGACGatcatattaataacagtTGTAATTGCTTGCTTATAGCTCAATTGATAGACATGTGCTGCAAATTAACAAATGATAGGCTATGTGAAACCAGTGCCAGTGCTCCCACTATACCAATGGAAGTTATGATATTGGATTATGACGGTGACGACGAGTTGTTTAATAGCAGGGTCACTATTAGTAAGAATACCTTGATGGGCACACCGTTAATGAATGTAGCCTCTCTAGAAAAAGCACCTCAACAATTAGTTTCGGAATTTGATGCCAcaagttttaataattgggaaaaagatttattttacaGAGAAAAATTAGAAGTATCTAAAATGTCACACGCTTCCAAAATATCAGAACATGTTTGGGCAGGAAATTCTATCGATTTTGAGTTATACaaaatgaagaaatttAACAAGGAAGATACAAAACAGGGGTACTATTTTGATGCTGAGTACAGCACTGTCGTCAATGTGGGTGATTTAGACCCATCGAAGTATGAggaaaatgattttaaattattttatattccaGCAGAGGAAATAGCTAGTGACTGGCGCTTATTTATCCACTGCCATGAAAATTGTTCTTTGCCAATAAAAGAGCTAGAATCAGAGAGTAATTTGCATAAAATCAAACATCTTTCGTTTCCAAGCTCCGGGCTAATTGGATTAGGCAACTTGAATTTATCCTCtattaaaagtattttaaagatttgctatttaattttttccagCGGAGAAAAATGTTTGATTTATTCTAGTGATGGATACACAGAAACATCCCTTTTGATAGTTgcatatttaatatatctGCATGATATTTCGCTTGATGATGCCCTATTGAAGTTGCATTTGGTTTTAGATAggccaatttttttatttccaagtGATTTACAGGTTCTACtatatttacaaaatcTATTAAGGGAAAAGTCGCCGCAAAAAGCTCCTCAAACATACTTTGCTTTGGATATTAGTCAGGAGGTTTTCAgtaaaatgtttttttacAATACATCGACTACAGATTTTATCAAATTGAAGGGGCCCTTCCCTTCAAGGATATTGCCGCATTTATACTTGGGTTCTTTGCAACACGCTGAATCACCTgagttgttgaaaaaactaaatataTCGAATATTGTGTCTGTGGGTGAGAGGTTAGAGTGGGTGAAGGACTATCCATTCAGTGCTGCTCATTCTAGAAAATAttgtggtggtggtggtaaGAAGAATGTAAGGGAAACTCCGCAAACAGTTGTTATTGAACAAGATGGGTTTAGGATTTTTTATATAGATAACTTGGCGGATAATGGGAAAGATCCATTGTTAAATCCATTATCATCGATATTAGGGTTTATTGAAGAAGTTTATGAGGCGGGTGGAAAAGTTTTGGTGCATTGCATGGTTGGTGTGTCCAGATCAGCCACAGTTTGTATTGCTGAAACAATGAAAAGATTGAATGTAGGATTACTACAAGCATATCTATATGTGAGG ACTGTACGTTGTATGAATAAACCATTTGTAGGAAATGTATCGGTAGCATATAATGGTTTTGTTGATGCTATTGGTAACACTCCATTGATTCGATTACCTAGATTAAGTGAAAAGTTGAAAAGAAACATTTATGCCAAAGCAGAATTTGCCAATCCTGGGGGCAGTGTTAAAGATAGAGCGGCATTGTATTTGATTAAGAATGCGGAGGACTTAAACTTGATTAACCCGAAAGATCCACATCATAAACCAACGATTGTAGAGGGCAGTGCTGGTAATACGGCGATTGGGCTAGCTCATATAGCTAATGCCAAAAATTACAATGCTGTTTTTTTCATGCCTAATACACAATCTGAATCGAAGATTAACTTGTTGAAATTTTTGGGATCCAAGGTGTATCCTGTTCCAGTTTGTCCAATCAGTAATCCTTTAAATTTCAACAATAGAGCTAAGAAGTTGGCAGAAGATACACCAAATGCTGTTTGGACCAACCAGTTTGACAATTTGGCTAACTTACAAGCACACTTTGAAACCACCGGACCGGAGATTTATAAACAGTTGGGAGGTAGAGTTCACGGATTTACTTGTTCGACAGGTACTGGTGGTACTTTGAGTGGCATTGCCAAATACTTGAAAAAAACGGATCCTAGTATTAAAGTTTATGTTGCTGATCCACCGGGTAGTGTTATTTATGAATATATCAAAAGTGGGGAGGTTAAGAGAACTGGTGATGGTTCATTCACTGAAGGTATTGGTCAAGGTAGAATCACTGAAAATATGAGAGCATGTTTAAAAGACATAGACGATTCTCTTTATATTCCAGACGAGGAGACTATTGTTATGTTATTTGACTTGTTGGATCAGGAAGGTTTGTTTGTTGGTGGTACCAGTGCTTTGAATGTAGTTGCTGCTTGTAAATTAGCAGAGAAATTACCTGAAGGTAGCAATGTTGCTACTATTTTATGTGATTCTGGTCACAAATATTCTGATCGTTTGTTTAGTAAGAAATGGTTACAAGACAAGAAGATTTATGATTGTCTGTCAACTGagattcaaaataaatatattattttagatTAA
- the MRPL8 gene encoding mitochondrial 54S ribosomal protein bL17m (similar to Saccharomyces cerevisiae YJL063C | MRPL8 | Mitochondrial Ribosomal Protein Large subunit), protein MTQGLARKLSRTKPHREALLKNLSTQLFQHGSIVTTEAKSKELSSFAERILTFAKKRNLALEKKNDLGYKYYTAQLQKRLFLSGDNAHLLKKLDCLANTVYMDRPGGYTRIIRLEPRLGDRSPQSLCELVDLPIFNKLKNGKEEVVRGNMKLWILVKTIIQQEEEGNIKELTLNNLNKYLKNKSPDQIDYFFNVDILKMKQLLRSDNKLDPVDEQIDKTKIQELRNNLLNYQTQLKTVANNKNNATRGYVYVESRPKTI, encoded by the coding sequence atgacCCAAGGTTTAGCTAGAAAATTATCGAGAACAAAACCTCATAGAGAGGCcttgttgaaaaatttatccACCCAATTATTTCAGCATGGCTCCATAGTCACAACGGAAGCTAAATCTAAAgaattatcatcatttgCTGAACGCATTCTAACTTTTGCCAAAAAGAGAAACCTTGccttggaaaaaaaaaatgatttgggttacaaatattatactgctcaattacaaaaaagacTATTTCTAAGCGGAGATAATGCCCATCTATTAAAGAAACTGGATTGTTTGGCCAATACTGTCTATATGGATAGACCAGGTGGTTATACTAGAATCATTAGATTGGAGCCTAGATTAGGTGATAGATCTCCACAAAGCTTGTGTGAATTGGTGGATTTGCCtattttcaacaaattaaaaaatggtaaagAAGAAGTTGTTAGAGGTAATATGAAATTGTGGATATTGGTTAAAACTATTATCCAacaggaagaagaaggaaatATCAAAGAGTTGACTTTGaacaatttaaataagtacttgaaaaataaatcaccAGATCAAatagattattttttcaatgtcGATATTCTAAAAATGAAACAATTATTAAGGAGTGACAATAAACTAGACCCCGTTGATGAGCAAATAGACAAGACTAAAATCCAAGAATTAAGGAACAATCTATTAAATTATCAGACCCAATTAAAAACTGTTgccaataacaaaaataatgccACTAGAGGTTATGTTTATGTTGAATCAAGACCAAAAACTATAtaa
- the COA3 gene encoding Coa3p (similar to Saccharomyces cerevisiae YJL062W-A | COA3 | Cytochrome Oxidase Assembly), with the protein MGIFKQSPYQDPRTFKMTPAMIRARQPYFVKNMIGLGILVGVTAGIYAYTYRILHKDDDFSDIPIPPIDEKELEKLKKEYEDHKREEQKK; encoded by the coding sequence ATGGGTATTTTCAAACAATCTCCATACCAAGACCCTCGTACGTTTAAAATGACACCAGCCATGATTAGAGCAAGACAACCGTactttgttaaaaatatgattGGGTTAGGTATATTAGTGGGTGTGACTGCTGGTATTTATGCTTACACTTATAGGATATTACATAAAGACGATGATTTCAGTGATATACCAATTCCACCTATTGATGAGaaagaattggaaaaattaaagaaggAATATGAAGATCATAAAAGAGAGgaacaaaagaaataa
- the TSC10 gene encoding 3-dehydrosphinganine reductase (similar to Saccharomyces cerevisiae YBR265W | TSC10 | Temperature-sensitive Suppressors of Csg2 mutants) produces MFGRTRSRSTGSNTSNTSFDRNMYQYYYNHYTKTNGDEYRIQDMNDNPKNFSMENQTVLISGGSQGLGFQFARKYYKETCNTRIILVSRSSDKLINACEKITGDEHQSPSFLNIQDYDEKLHTHIPGVSNVDQNSYRKNKKHDSSFTITNNKNNSISDRNIRLFYYPCDLSKAEDVQGNLISLLVSKRLLPTQVFFCAGGAHPALFKDMELQQLENGVTMNYLSALYLSHSILKLINTYDNYNPHLIFFNSEAIFFPFIGYSQYAPLKQALKCLVSILRHEYPNQRISNVYPGNFDSEGFKVENETKPEITVELEGKSTTISCEACCDKIIWWLGKGYDDITTELLGWFLMSLDLGLNKNWNYSIFWFLQLLIGCIFNLLVAPFYMFFTDRLIKNWSRKQSGYNSSSSASIIGPDNSLYELRTSEGGVSSSSSSTYPLLQKTSSLTIADDNDETSSITSSRYGGRRLKTTSNGVTAATTTTLNPAIINSNEDRFLGFTKGSNGSRQRLL; encoded by the coding sequence ATGTTTGGCAGGACCAGATCTAGAAGCACCGGTAGTAATACCAGCAACACAAGCTTTGATAGAAATATgtatcaatattattataatcattATACTAAAACTAATGGTGATGAATATAGAATACAAGATATGAATGACAATCCTAAAAACTTTAGCATGGAAAACCAAACCGTTCTAATTAGCGGTGGATCACAAGGCTTAGGTTTTCAATTTGCCCGCAAGTATTATAAGGAAACTTGCAATACAAGAATTATACTAGTTAGTAGATCTTCTGACAAATTAATTAACGCATGCGAAAAAATAACTGGTGATGAGCATCAATCACCCTCCTTTCTAAACATTCAAGACTATGATGAGAAATTACATACGCACATTCCTGGCGTTAGTAACGTTGATCAAAACAGttatagaaaaaacaagaagCATGACTCTTCTTTTACCAtcaccaataataaaaataattctatCAGCGATAGAAATATTAGGTTGTTCTACTATCCTTGCGACTTATCCAAAGCTGAGGATGTTCAGGGCAATTTGATTAGCCTATTGGTTTCTAAAAGACTATTGCCCAcacaagtttttttttgtgctGGTGGTGCCCACCCTGCTCTTTTTAAAGATATGGAGCTACAACAATTAGAAAATGGTGTAACCATGAACTATTTAAGCGCGTTATATTTATCCCATtccattttaaaattgattaATACCTACGACAATTATAATCCTCATTTAATCTTCTTTAATAGTGaagctatttttttcccctttatAGGATATTCCCAATATGCTCCATTAAAACAAGCTTTAAAATGTTTGGTTAGCATTTTAAGACACGAATACCCTAACCAAAGAATAAGTAATGTTTATCCAGGTAACTTTGATAGTGAAGGGTTTAAAGttgaaaatgaaacaaAACCTGAAATCACAGTTGAGCTAGAGGGTAAATCAACAACCATAAGTTGTGAAGCCTGTTGTGACAAGATTATTTGGTGGTTGGGCAAGGGATATGATGATATAACTACAGAACTTTTGGGTTGGTTTTTGATGAGTTTAGATTTAGgcttaaataaaaattggaatTATAGCATCTTTTGGTTTCTTCAATTACTAATAGGTTGCATTTTCAACTTGCTAGTGGCTCCgttttatatgtttttcaCTGATCGTTTGATTAAGAACTGGTCAAGAAAACAATCTGGATATAATAGTTCTTCTAGTGCATCCATTATTGGTCCTGACAACAGCTTATATGAATTAAGAACTTCTGAAGGGGGCGTTAGCAGTAGTAGCAGCAGTACCTATCcgttattacaaaaaactAGCAGTTTGACTATTGCCGATGACAATGATGAAACGAGTAGTATTACAAGTAGTAGGTACGGTGGAAGGAGATTAAAAACTACCAGCAATGGTGTCACTgctgctactaccactactcTCAATCCTgccattattaatagtaacGAAGATAGGTTTCTTGGTTTTACTAAGGGTAGTAATGGATCAAGACAAAGATTACTGTAG
- the REI1 gene encoding Rei1p (similar to Saccharomyces cerevisiae YBR267W | REI1 | REquired for Isotropic bud growth), which yields MSSYTCNSCLLQFSTSLDQREHMKGDWHRYNLKRRVASLPPITEHVFNEKVQKLTTKNEDETVNSTKKLTKKELRRLEKEKLLEKKKKLLEIAKENMLKQSGKPTEISDNINEKLETLDINTPKIQQEEEEEEEEEKEKEKNVTEEELMNEKISNKVDILLEQCLFCHNKTFKTFENNLEHMFKSHGFYIPEQKYLIDKEGLVKYLGEKIGLGNLCLCCSYQGRSIHAVRAHMLSKYHCKIPYENEDEKLEISEFYDFSSTYNDFNNATTEENDDEEEWEDVDSGEEEEEGEDNTEDISQEYLYNDGYNLHLPTGIKVGHRSLQRYYKQVEKPEQVLTEGQGTVIAAETRHFANIFDRQQIATNKRVWQSQVKDMKRNDKRSAKFINNQTHYRDQLLQ from the coding sequence atgtCTTCCTATACTTGTAATTCATGTTTATTACAATTTTCAACTTCTTTGGATCAAAGAGAACATATGAAAGGCGACTGGCACagatataatttaaaaagaagagtTGCCAGTCTACCACCAATAACTGAACATGTCTTCAATGAAAAAGTTCAAAAGTTAACTACTAAAAATGAGGATGAAACTGTTAATAGtaccaaaaaattaaccaaAAAAGAGTTAAGAAGAttagaaaaggaaaaattattagaaaaaaagaaaaaattattggaaatagcaaaagaaaatatgcTAAAACAAAGTGGAAAACCAACTGAGATTtctgataatattaatgaaaaattagaaacatTAGATATTAATACACCAAAGATACAacaagaagaggaagaagaagaagaagaagaaaaggaaaaagaaaaaaatgttaccGAGGAGGAGTTAATGAACGAAAAAATATCTAACAAAGTTGATATCTTACTAGAACAATGCTTGTTTTGccataataaaacttttaaaacttttgaaaataactTGGAACACATGTTTAAAAGTCATGGATTTTATATTCCTGAACAAAAGTATTTAATTGACAAAGAAGGATTAGTCAAATATTTAGgtgaaaaaattggattGGGTAATTTGTGCTTGTGCTGCTCTTACCAAGGTAGATCTATACATGCAGTCAGAGCTCATATGCTCAGTAAATATCATTGTAAGATTCCttatgaaaatgaagatgaaaagTTGGAAATTTCAGAATTCTATGATTTCAGCAGTACTTACAATGATTTTAACAATGCTACCACCGAAGAAAATGACGATGAGGAAGAATGGGAAGATGTTGATTCtggagaagaagaagaagaaggagaagatAATACAGAGGATATATCTCAAGAATATTTATACAATGATGGCTATAACTTACACCTACCAACAGGAATAAAAGTGGGACATAGATCATTACAACGTTATTATAAACAAGTTGAAAAGCCAGAGCAAGTTTTAACTGAGGGACAAGGCACTGTTATTGCTGCAGAAACAAGACATTTTGCCAATATCTTTGATAGGCAACAAATAGcaacaaataaaagagTGTGGCAATCACAAGTTAAAGAtatgaaaagaaatgatAAAAGAAGTGCTAAATTCATTAATAACCAAACCCACTACAGGGACCAACTATTACAATAG